Proteins from a genomic interval of Sulfurimonas sp. HSL3-2:
- a CDS encoding GAF domain-containing protein gives MDNSSRYAKLTEFGKKLLSKPSLNDGLVLISQTARDLLDADRCSIYIYDENKNELWTTFADGINRIRIKADEGLAGYTLKEKKPIISNDPYNDVRFLKEIDHKTGYVTRSIATCPVFSSSRKIIGVLQLLNKKGGFTTDDSKFMIFFSHYISSYLELASMFADENE, from the coding sequence ATGGACAACAGCTCAAGATATGCAAAATTAACAGAATTCGGCAAAAAGCTCTTAAGCAAGCCATCTTTAAACGACGGATTGGTTCTGATCTCACAAACGGCAAGAGATCTGCTCGATGCAGACAGATGTTCAATCTACATCTATGACGAGAACAAAAACGAACTCTGGACGACATTTGCAGACGGGATCAACAGAATAAGGATCAAAGCCGATGAAGGTCTGGCAGGATACACCTTAAAAGAGAAAAAACCCATTATCAGCAACGATCCCTACAATGATGTGAGATTTTTAAAAGAGATCGACCATAAAACAGGCTATGTGACCAGAAGCATCGCAACCTGTCCTGTATTTAGTTCTAGCAGAAAGATCATAGGCGTCTTGCAGCTTCTAAATAAAAAAGGCGGTTTTACTACGGATGATTCAAAATTTATGATATTTTTCTCGCACTACATCAGCAGTTATCTAGAGTTAGCATCTATGTTCGCAGACGAGAATGAGTAA
- the arsC gene encoding arsenate reductase (glutaredoxin) (This arsenate reductase requires both glutathione and glutaredoxin to convert arsenate to arsenite, after which the efflux transporter formed by ArsA and ArsB can extrude the arsenite from the cell, providing resistance.) gives MMKLTIWHNPKCSKSRQALEILNEKSVDADVVKYLENTPSKEEIKDVLAKLNISARELMRTKEDIYKELGLKDETDEEKLIDAMVENPKLIERPVVITDKKAVIGRPPEKILEVL, from the coding sequence ATTATGAAACTAACAATTTGGCACAATCCAAAATGCTCGAAGTCGCGTCAGGCATTGGAGATATTAAATGAAAAAAGCGTTGATGCGGATGTCGTGAAGTATCTTGAAAACACTCCTTCAAAAGAGGAGATAAAAGATGTCTTGGCAAAACTGAACATCTCGGCAAGAGAGCTGATGAGGACGAAAGAGGATATCTATAAAGAGCTGGGGCTCAAAGATGAGACGGATGAGGAAAAACTGATCGATGCGATGGTGGAAAATCCGAAGCTTATAGAACGTCCTGTCGTCATAACAGATAAAAAAGCCGTTATCGGACGTCCGCCGGAGAAGATATTAGAGGTGCTCTAA